One window from the genome of Clostridia bacterium encodes:
- a CDS encoding SpoIIE family protein phosphatase, with the protein MELLKKNSTVIKKTKFSFSFIISKYKETALICLISFFIGRINLTPGISPFALPFLLASGKNPVVSLSALLGLWSMGSSNFTRYLLAVLFGLTLSTLIKWIFPKIDENKVNPSICLISYFIFGLCFTLFKDYFIYDILVVIFEAVSSFALYYVFKKGTDSIIKIFDKKYFTLDEIITFLFVIALFIAGMDEITLSEHIKLKNIAATYIVFLGAASGNLGLGAQISTFAGIGAGCGSDMAGIYIASYSINGLLSSVFYKYGKIITVMGFTLGNVILNLITVTENYMVISYLEIAIAALIYIIFPDILFKKLFMTDEKNTFENSSAMTIKNVATVKLDRLSIAFKKLADTITETLSKKEKVTVDYRNEICEELAERVCKNCALRFYCWQKDYNKTIDSLFVAIKKINTKGKIKKEDLPEAFKNKCVKLNDILLHITSLYEIYRLNSVWQNKMNENTRIYKEQFTELSDIVSNLKKEIEKNPYFDKKLSLDISSALENDGINIKSINVLKDSNENTQIELTLFPCQKKDKCYKFIEKRLTEILEIPFIKVSGKCSFKECILRFKEGENFFLNSSVKQNTKTSSEKNGDNYSIKTLDNSTRYIILCDGSGSGKVASFYSKNTIKLMEEFLKTGFSKTTSVKLINSSLMCSGESDYFSTIDLSILDLKNGELEILKRGACPTYIKKADGEFIVIKNNSFPAGIVENKDDIINKIKLSKDDMIIMLSDGIYDSIDKEDWIVDALKAIKSDDPDIISDTLLKIARTTKNKDKDDMTVIVSKVSNL; encoded by the coding sequence ATGGAATTACTTAAGAAAAACTCAACCGTGATTAAAAAAACTAAATTCAGTTTCTCTTTTATAATATCAAAATATAAGGAAACAGCATTGATTTGTCTGATATCTTTTTTTATTGGAAGAATAAATTTAACACCAGGCATATCCCCTTTTGCACTTCCCTTTTTACTTGCATCAGGTAAAAATCCTGTGGTAAGTTTATCTGCTCTGTTGGGCTTATGGAGTATGGGAAGCAGTAATTTTACAAGATATCTTCTTGCTGTTTTATTCGGCCTTACCCTATCAACTCTTATTAAATGGATTTTTCCAAAGATTGATGAAAATAAGGTAAACCCCAGCATTTGCCTTATTTCATACTTTATCTTCGGCTTATGCTTTACCCTTTTTAAAGATTATTTTATATATGATATTTTAGTTGTTATATTTGAGGCAGTATCATCCTTTGCACTATACTATGTCTTTAAAAAAGGCACTGACTCAATTATTAAGATTTTTGACAAAAAATATTTTACATTAGATGAAATAATAACCTTTCTTTTTGTTATTGCATTATTTATTGCAGGAATGGACGAAATTACACTTTCAGAACATATAAAGTTAAAAAACATTGCTGCAACATATATCGTATTTCTCGGCGCTGCATCAGGGAATTTAGGGCTTGGCGCACAGATAAGCACATTTGCAGGAATAGGTGCAGGATGCGGAAGCGATATGGCAGGAATTTACATAGCATCTTACTCAATTAACGGTCTTTTATCTTCTGTGTTTTACAAGTATGGAAAAATTATTACCGTTATGGGATTTACCTTAGGAAATGTTATTTTGAATTTAATAACTGTTACTGAAAATTATATGGTAATTTCCTATCTTGAAATTGCAATAGCAGCACTTATTTACATAATTTTTCCTGACATTTTATTTAAAAAACTGTTTATGACAGATGAAAAAAACACATTTGAGAACAGTTCGGCAATGACTATAAAAAATGTTGCAACGGTTAAACTGGACAGGCTCAGCATTGCATTTAAAAAACTTGCAGACACCATAACCGAAACCCTTTCCAAAAAGGAAAAAGTAACAGTTGATTACAGAAACGAAATATGCGAAGAATTAGCAGAAAGAGTATGTAAAAACTGTGCTTTAAGATTTTACTGCTGGCAGAAAGATTACAATAAAACTATTGACTCATTATTTGTTGCCATTAAAAAAATAAATACAAAAGGTAAAATAAAAAAAGAAGATTTACCTGAAGCGTTTAAAAACAAGTGCGTTAAATTAAATGATATATTACTTCACATAACTTCTCTTTACGAAATTTACAGATTAAATTCGGTATGGCAAAATAAAATGAACGAAAACACCAGAATTTACAAAGAACAGTTTACAGAACTTTCAGATATTGTTTCTAACTTAAAAAAAGAGATAGAAAAAAACCCATATTTTGATAAAAAACTATCCCTTGATATATCATCGGCACTTGAAAATGACGGAATTAATATAAAGAGCATAAATGTATTAAAAGACTCAAATGAAAACACCCAGATTGAACTTACTCTCTTTCCCTGCCAGAAAAAAGACAAGTGCTATAAATTTATAGAAAAAAGGCTTACTGAAATACTTGAAATTCCATTTATTAAAGTATCGGGAAAATGCTCTTTTAAAGAATGTATACTACGCTTTAAAGAGGGGGAAAATTTCTTTTTAAATTCAAGTGTTAAGCAGAACACCAAAACAAGTTCTGAAAAAAACGGAGATAATTACTCTATAAAAACTCTTGATAATTCCACAAGATATATTATCTTATGCGATGGAAGCGGAAGCGGGAAGGTTGCATCTTTTTATTCAAAAAATACCATTAAACTTATGGAGGAATTTTTAAAGACAGGCTTTTCCAAAACAACCTCTGTTAAACTTATAAATTCTTCCCTTATGTGCAGCGGAGAAAGTGATTATTTTTCTACTATTGATTTAAGCATACTCGATTTAAAGAACGGAGAACTTGAAATATTAAAAAGAGGCGCTTGTCCTACATATATAAAGAAGGCTGACGGAGAATTTATAGTTATTAAAAACAACTCATTCCCTGCCGGAATTGTTGAAAACAAAGATGATATAATAAATAAAATAAAACTTTCTAAAGATGATATGATAATTATGCTAAGCGACGGAATTTACGATTCAATAGATAAGGAAGACTGGATAGTAGATGCCTTAAAGGCTATTAAATCAGACGACCCTGATATTATCTCGGATACTTTATTAAAAATTGCAAGAACAACAAAAAACAAAGACAAAGATGATATGACAGTTATAGTAAGCAAAGTGTCAAATTTGTAA
- the pflB gene encoding formate C-acetyltransferase — protein MSFWNNFKGEKWKNEIDVADFIDNNYTEYTGDDSFLASKTDKTTAILEKTKELFKKEHDNGGVLDVDVSTVTSLVSYDAGYVDKDNEVVVGLQTDEPLKRGVNPFGGIRMARSACEAYGYKLSDEVEMNFKYKTTHNDGVFRVYTDEMRKVRKAGILTGLPDAYGRGRIIGDYRRVALYGVDRLIEEKMKDKALLGKNDMSEDNIRLSEELFKQIEFLNQLKEMAKLYGLDISKPAKDAKEAVQWLYFAYLGAIKEQNGAAMSLGRNTAFLDIYIKRDMDAGILDEKGAQELIDQFVLKLRIVRHLRTPEYNDLFGGDPVWITESIGGMRDDKKSHVTKTAFRFMHTLYNLGTAPEPNITILWSENLPENFKKYVAKVSIDTDSIQYENDDVMKPVYGNDYAIACCVSGMQVGKQMQFFGARCNLAKLLLMSLNGGRNEKTGDQVGPVGETVSCDVLDYSDVMKKFNFYKEWLCRLYVNTMNVIHYMHDKYAYEKVQMALHDTEIGRFMAFGVAGLSVLCDSLSAIKYAKVTPVKNEDGIVCDFIVEGDFPKFGNDDDRVDSIACDILKDFYNELCKTKTYRNAKHTLSVLTITSNVVYGKKTGTTPDGRKSGEPFAPGANPMHNRETNGALASLNSVSKICYDYCQDGISNTFSIVPEALGKSKEERIDNLVTILGGYFKSKAHHINVNVLNRDVLIDCYNNPEKYPNLTIRVSGYAVNFHKLNKEQQQEVIKRTFHGSI, from the coding sequence ATGAGTTTCTGGAATAATTTTAAAGGCGAAAAATGGAAAAATGAAATCGATGTTGCCGATTTTATTGATAATAACTATACTGAATATACAGGAGATGACAGTTTTTTAGCATCCAAAACTGATAAAACGACTGCAATTTTAGAAAAAACTAAAGAACTGTTTAAAAAAGAGCATGACAATGGAGGCGTTCTTGATGTTGATGTGTCTACCGTTACATCTCTTGTAAGTTATGATGCAGGGTATGTTGATAAAGATAATGAAGTTGTAGTAGGTCTTCAGACTGACGAGCCGCTTAAAAGAGGGGTTAATCCTTTCGGTGGTATAAGAATGGCAAGAAGTGCCTGTGAAGCATATGGCTATAAACTGTCTGATGAGGTTGAAATGAATTTTAAATATAAAACAACCCATAACGACGGTGTGTTCAGAGTTTACACTGATGAAATGAGAAAGGTCAGAAAAGCAGGTATTTTAACAGGTCTTCCTGATGCATACGGAAGAGGCAGAATTATCGGCGATTACCGTCGTGTTGCTTTATATGGTGTAGACCGTCTTATTGAAGAAAAAATGAAGGACAAGGCTCTTCTTGGAAAGAACGATATGTCGGAAGATAATATAAGACTTTCTGAAGAACTTTTTAAACAGATAGAATTCTTAAATCAGTTAAAAGAAATGGCAAAATTATATGGGCTTGATATTTCCAAACCTGCAAAAGATGCAAAAGAAGCAGTTCAATGGCTTTATTTTGCATACCTTGGTGCTATAAAAGAGCAAAACGGTGCGGCGATGAGCCTTGGCAGAAATACAGCATTTTTGGATATTTATATTAAAAGGGATATGGATGCAGGAATTCTTGACGAAAAAGGGGCACAGGAACTTATCGACCAGTTTGTTTTAAAACTAAGAATTGTGCGTCATTTAAGAACACCTGAATATAACGATTTATTTGGCGGAGACCCTGTATGGATAACTGAAAGCATCGGTGGTATGCGTGATGATAAAAAATCTCACGTTACAAAAACAGCGTTCAGATTTATGCATACTCTTTATAATTTAGGAACTGCACCTGAGCCTAATATAACTATATTATGGTCCGAAAATCTTCCTGAAAATTTCAAAAAATATGTTGCCAAAGTGTCAATAGATACCGATTCAATTCAGTATGAAAATGACGATGTGATGAAGCCTGTTTACGGTAATGATTATGCTATTGCATGTTGCGTATCAGGTATGCAGGTTGGTAAACAGATGCAGTTTTTCGGTGCAAGATGTAACCTTGCAAAACTTTTATTAATGTCTTTAAACGGAGGAAGAAATGAAAAAACAGGCGATCAGGTAGGCCCTGTTGGAGAAACTGTTTCTTGTGATGTTTTAGATTACTCTGATGTAATGAAAAAGTTTAACTTCTATAAAGAATGGCTATGCAGACTGTATGTTAACACAATGAATGTTATCCATTATATGCATGATAAATATGCGTATGAAAAGGTGCAGATGGCGCTTCACGATACCGAGATAGGCAGATTTATGGCCTTTGGAGTTGCAGGTCTTTCCGTTTTATGTGATTCATTGAGTGCAATAAAATATGCAAAGGTTACACCTGTTAAAAACGAAGATGGAATTGTGTGTGATTTTATAGTTGAGGGTGATTTCCCTAAATTCGGAAATGACGATGACAGAGTCGATTCTATTGCATGTGATATATTAAAAGATTTTTATAATGAACTTTGCAAAACAAAAACATACAGAAATGCAAAACATACACTTTCAGTTTTAACAATAACATCAAATGTTGTATACGGTAAAAAAACAGGAACAACACCTGACGGAAGAAAATCAGGCGAACCTTTTGCGCCTGGGGCGAACCCAATGCATAACAGGGAAACAAACGGAGCATTGGCATCACTTAATTCTGTTTCCAAAATCTGTTACGATTACTGTCAGGACGGTATATCAAATACTTTCTCAATAGTTCCAGAAGCACTTGGAAAATCAAAAGAAGAAAGAATTGATAATCTTGTTACAATTCTTGGAGGATATTTTAAAAGTAAAGCCCATCATATAAATGTCAATGTTTTAAACCGTGATGTTCTTATTGACTGTTATAACAACCCTGAAAAATACCCTAATCTTACAATAAGGGTTTCAGGCTATGCAGTAAACTTCCACAAACTTAATAAAGAGCAGCAGCAGGAAGTAATTAAAAGAACATTCCATGGAAGCATTTAA
- a CDS encoding DUF4358 domain-containing protein — protein sequence MKKFLSLIVVGMLILSVMAGCATDKVSNEENNDVVVNQSDENQVADEKVEESENKDNISNKEESESKPQESVKPENNTDKKEEEKNITLSEVVKEMIKVIPKDEHTLEEIPEELYKDVYGVNSADFKDVKIYGTMISVKANEIIVIKAENSKELDKAVSVLNQRKDTVYKTWEQYLPDQFEMVKKGVIKTNGNYAALIISPEVDNVANKFIELTK from the coding sequence ATGAAAAAATTTTTATCTTTAATAGTAGTTGGTATGTTGATTTTATCAGTTATGGCAGGATGTGCAACTGATAAAGTGAGTAACGAAGAAAATAATGATGTGGTAGTTAATCAGTCTGATGAAAATCAGGTTGCTGATGAAAAGGTTGAAGAAAGCGAGAATAAAGATAACATAAGTAATAAAGAAGAAAGCGAAAGTAAACCTCAGGAGTCAGTAAAACCTGAAAATAATACTGATAAAAAGGAAGAAGAAAAAAATATTACTTTAAGCGAAGTTGTAAAAGAGATGATAAAGGTTATCCCAAAAGATGAGCATACATTAGAAGAGATTCCCGAAGAGTTATACAAAGATGTATACGGAGTAAACAGTGCTGATTTTAAAGACGTTAAAATCTATGGCACAATGATAAGCGTAAAAGCAAACGAAATTATAGTTATAAAAGCCGAAAATTCAAAAGAATTAGATAAAGCAGTTTCGGTTTTAAATCAAAGAAAAGATACTGTTTATAAAACATGGGAGCAGTATTTACCTGACCAGTTTGAAATGGTAAAAAAAGGCGTTATTAAAACTAACGGTAATTACGCAGCACTTATAATTTCGCCTGAAGTTGATAATGTAGCAAACAAATTTATTGAACTTACCAAATAG
- a CDS encoding 30S ribosomal protein S21, whose amino-acid sequence MSEIRIKENESLDNALRRFKRQCARAGVLTEIKKREHYVKPSVKRKKKSEAARKRKFK is encoded by the coding sequence ATGTCAGAAATCAGAATTAAAGAAAACGAATCTTTAGATAACGCTCTTCGTAGATTTAAAAGACAGTGTGCGAGAGCAGGAGTGTTAACTGAAATCAAAAAAAGAGAACACTACGTTAAACCAAGTGTAAAAAGAAAGAAAAAATCCGAAGCTGCAAGAAAAAGAAAGTTTAAATAA
- the pflA gene encoding pyruvate formate lyase-activating protein, translated as MISVNSFQSMGAVDGPGVRFVVFLQGCNLRCKYCHNPETLDVKEENLYSAKDILSKVNRVKNYIFDKGGVTFSGGEPLLQAGKLIDVFRTLKDEGYHIALDTNGSILNDDVKTLMEYTDLVLLDMKMPTDKKYMEFTGSDINKPYDFFNYLVKINKDVWIRQVIIKGVNDNNENISFLKELKKNKNVKKIELLPFRKLCVSKYEQLKIPFLMKDFEETDNETIKKLYNQL; from the coding sequence ATGATAAGTGTTAATTCATTTCAGTCAATGGGGGCAGTTGATGGGCCGGGAGTAAGATTTGTTGTTTTTCTTCAGGGCTGCAATTTAAGATGTAAATACTGCCATAACCCTGAAACATTGGATGTAAAAGAAGAAAATTTATATTCTGCCAAAGATATTTTATCAAAGGTTAACAGGGTTAAAAATTATATTTTTGATAAAGGCGGGGTAACATTTTCAGGCGGAGAGCCTCTATTACAGGCAGGAAAACTTATAGATGTTTTTCGCACTTTAAAAGACGAGGGGTATCACATAGCGCTTGATACTAACGGAAGTATATTAAATGATGATGTTAAAACTTTAATGGAATATACTGACCTTGTTTTACTCGATATGAAAATGCCGACTGATAAAAAATATATGGAATTTACCGGCTCTGATATAAATAAACCGTATGACTTTTTTAATTATCTTGTTAAAATAAATAAAGATGTATGGATAAGGCAGGTTATAATAAAAGGTGTTAACGATAACAATGAAAACATTTCATTTTTAAAGGAACTTAAGAAAAATAAAAATGTTAAAAAAATTGAACTTCTGCCTTTTAGAAAACTTTGTGTTTCAAAATATGAGCAACTTAAAATACCGTTTTTAATGAAAGATTTTGAAGAAACGGATAATGAAACTATAAAAAAATTATATAACCAATTATAA
- a CDS encoding DNA repair protein encodes MENYYLCIDLKSFFASVECVERGLDPFETDLVVANASRGNGAVCLAVSPALKNKGVANRCRIYEIPKSIDYITAMPRMNLYIEYSANIYEIYLKFVSKDDIHIYSIDECFLDITNYLELYDKTPKELAKMIIKEVYEKTGIRASVGIGTNLFLAKVALDITAKNSDDFIGFLDEEKFKEKIWTHRPITDIWNIGKGIAKRLEQYGVYDLKSLSLMDERILYREFGVNAEYLIDHSKGIEPCRICDIKNYQAKSSSLSNSQILFEDYEFLNARLILKEMVDSLVLEMVDKNLVTNSVTLHIGYSKNQVKSTGGTRKLARYTNSQKRLTEEFLSFFDETTNKDALIRKITIGFNNLIFEEFVDLDFFSEHIEDEKERKKQKAIIDIKRKYGKNAILKGMNFKEKSTAKTRNTLVGGHNGD; translated from the coding sequence ATGGAAAATTATTATCTTTGCATTGACCTTAAAAGTTTTTTTGCCTCGGTAGAATGTGTTGAAAGAGGGCTTGACCCTTTTGAAACTGACCTTGTGGTAGCAAATGCTTCCAGAGGTAACGGGGCTGTTTGCCTTGCAGTTTCTCCGGCGCTTAAAAACAAAGGAGTTGCAAACAGGTGCAGAATTTATGAAATACCAAAAAGTATAGACTATATAACTGCAATGCCAAGAATGAATTTATATATAGAATATTCTGCAAACATTTACGAAATATATCTTAAATTCGTATCAAAAGATGATATTCATATTTATTCCATTGACGAATGTTTTTTAGATATAACCAATTATCTTGAACTGTATGATAAAACACCCAAAGAACTTGCGAAGATGATAATTAAAGAAGTTTATGAAAAAACTGGAATCCGCGCTTCTGTTGGTATAGGTACAAACCTTTTTTTAGCCAAAGTTGCGCTTGATATAACTGCGAAAAATTCCGATGATTTTATAGGCTTTCTTGATGAGGAAAAATTTAAGGAAAAAATATGGACTCACAGACCTATAACGGATATATGGAATATAGGAAAGGGTATTGCAAAAAGGCTTGAACAGTATGGGGTATACGATTTAAAATCTCTATCCTTAATGGATGAGAGAATTTTATATAGAGAATTCGGAGTAAATGCCGAATATCTTATAGATCATTCAAAAGGAATTGAGCCGTGCAGAATTTGTGATATTAAAAATTATCAGGCAAAGTCTTCATCTTTATCCAACAGTCAGATTTTATTTGAAGATTATGAATTTTTAAATGCCCGTTTAATACTTAAAGAAATGGTAGATAGTCTTGTGCTTGAAATGGTAGATAAAAACCTTGTTACAAATTCTGTAACACTTCATATAGGTTATTCAAAAAATCAGGTTAAGTCAACAGGCGGCACAAGGAAATTGGCAAGATATACTAATTCTCAAAAGAGACTTACCGAAGAGTTCCTTTCCTTTTTTGACGAAACAACAAATAAAGATGCACTGATAAGAAAAATAACCATAGGTTTTAATAATCTTATATTTGAAGAGTTTGTTGACCTTGATTTTTTCAGTGAGCATATTGAAGACGAAAAGGAAAGAAAAAAGCAGAAAGCAATTATTGATATTAAAAGAAAATACGGTAAAAACGCAATACTAAAAGGTATGAATTTTAAGGAAAAATCAACTGCAAAAACGAGAAATACATTGGTAGGAGGTCATAACGGTGATTGA
- a CDS encoding MBOAT family protein yields MVFSSVLFLFYFLPLTLILYFILPKRARNLALFVVSLLFYAWGEPIYILIMLFSTFFDYFNGLMIEKNEGDKGKQKFYLILSVVVNLLILGFFKYSDLFIMSVNSLFNLDIKLLNLALPIGISFYTFQTMSYSIDVYFKKAKAQKSIIDFGCYVAMFPQLIAGPIVRYHTISKELNKREETFDKTYDGISLFICGLSKKVLLANNIGILWDTIKVLPESEMSVLLYWLGIIAYAFQIYFDFSGYSDMAIGLGKIFGFTFPKNFNYPYISKSITEFWQRWHISLGTWFKEYLYIPLGGNRVKISKNILNLLIVWGATGLWHGASYNFIAWGLYYGLLLVIEKFVLKKYLEKLPSVFSHFYTLFFVIIGWVLFAFESLKDGILYLSGMFGRGVPFINSLGLYQLMSYIPLLIILVISSTPAMKKIRFNKYVLAVLCILGFILSTAYIVDSTYNPFLYFRF; encoded by the coding sequence ATGGTTTTCTCAAGTGTATTATTTTTATTTTACTTTTTACCCTTAACACTTATTCTATATTTTATTTTGCCAAAAAGAGCGAGAAATCTTGCTCTTTTTGTTGTAAGTCTTTTGTTTTATGCATGGGGTGAGCCGATATATATTCTTATAATGTTGTTTTCAACATTTTTTGATTATTTCAATGGTCTTATGATTGAAAAAAATGAGGGTGATAAAGGAAAACAAAAGTTTTATCTAATACTTTCTGTTGTTGTTAACCTTTTAATTTTAGGGTTCTTTAAATATTCCGATTTATTTATTATGTCGGTTAATTCGCTTTTTAATCTTGATATAAAACTACTTAATTTAGCATTGCCGATAGGAATTTCATTTTATACTTTCCAGACTATGTCATACTCTATTGATGTTTACTTTAAAAAGGCAAAAGCACAAAAAAGTATAATAGATTTCGGGTGCTATGTTGCTATGTTTCCGCAACTTATTGCAGGGCCTATTGTAAGGTATCACACAATAAGCAAAGAACTTAATAAAAGGGAAGAAACATTTGATAAAACATACGACGGTATAAGTCTTTTTATCTGCGGACTTTCCAAGAAAGTTTTACTTGCAAATAATATCGGTATTTTATGGGATACTATAAAAGTTCTTCCTGAGAGTGAAATGTCAGTTTTACTTTACTGGCTTGGTATAATTGCCTATGCATTCCAGATTTATTTTGACTTTTCAGGCTATTCTGATATGGCAATAGGTCTTGGAAAAATTTTCGGGTTTACTTTTCCAAAAAACTTTAACTATCCTTATATAAGTAAATCAATAACTGAGTTCTGGCAAAGATGGCATATTTCCCTTGGCACATGGTTTAAAGAATATCTTTATATTCCACTTGGCGGTAACAGGGTTAAAATATCTAAAAATATATTAAACCTTCTTATTGTATGGGGCGCAACAGGCCTATGGCACGGAGCAAGTTATAATTTTATAGCATGGGGACTTTATTACGGACTTTTACTCGTTATAGAAAAATTTGTATTAAAGAAATACCTTGAAAAACTACCTTCGGTATTTTCCCATTTTTACACATTGTTTTTTGTAATTATAGGCTGGGTGTTATTTGCTTTTGAATCTTTAAAAGACGGAATATTATATTTATCAGGTATGTTTGGAAGAGGAGTGCCTTTTATAAATTCCTTAGGGTTATATCAACTTATGTCTTATATTCCATTATTGATTATACTTGTTATTTCATCAACACCGGCAATGAAAAAAATAAGATTTAATAAATATGTTCTTGCAGTTTTATGTATATTAGGTTTTATACTTTCAACTGCATATATAGTAGATTCAACATATAATCCGTTTTTATATTTCAGATTTTAG
- the nth gene encoding endonuclease III, which yields MTKKERYKKIKEIFDIEYYDAVCSLNFKKPHELLISTILAAQCTDKRVNQVTVSLYKKYPDIYAFANADYDELCMDIKSTGFYHSKAKNIILAAKKITEEFGGEVPNDFDKLTSLNGVGRKTAGVVMGDAFGNPHLVIDTHAKRLAKRMGFTKFDDPYKVEMDLAKIVPKDDRATFCHQLVFHGRAVCNARKPKCDICKIKDICLKKI from the coding sequence ATGACTAAAAAAGAAAGATATAAAAAGATAAAAGAAATATTTGATATAGAATATTATGACGCAGTATGTTCGCTGAATTTCAAAAAGCCTCACGAACTCTTAATTTCAACCATTCTTGCTGCACAATGCACAGATAAGAGAGTTAATCAGGTAACCGTTTCTTTATATAAGAAATATCCTGATATCTATGCTTTTGCAAATGCCGATTATGATGAACTTTGTATGGACATAAAATCCACAGGTTTTTATCATTCAAAGGCAAAAAACATAATTCTTGCCGCTAAAAAAATAACAGAGGAATTTGGCGGAGAAGTACCAAATGATTTTGATAAATTAACATCACTCAACGGAGTAGGAAGAAAGACTGCAGGAGTTGTTATGGGGGACGCATTTGGTAACCCTCATCTTGTTATTGATACTCATGCAAAACGTCTGGCAAAAAGAATGGGGTTTACAAAATTTGACGACCCGTACAAAGTTGAAATGGACCTTGCAAAGATTGTTCCCAAAGATGACAGGGCTACCTTTTGCCACCAGTTGGTTTTTCACGGAAGGGCTGTTTGCAACGCAAGAAAACCTAAATGCGATATATGTAAGATAAAAGATATATGTTTAAAAAAGATATAA
- a CDS encoding serine hydroxymethyltransferase: MFTEKISKVDPELALAISKEVARQRGNIELIASENFVSEAVLEAVGTPLTNKYAEGYPGKRYYGGCECVDIAEDLARERAKMLFGCDHANVQPHCGAAANTAVYFAMLNPGDTILGMNLAHGGHLSHGSPVNISGKYYNVIPYGIDDDTHRIDYEEVRRLALEHKPKMIVCGASAYPRIIDFEKFSQIAKEVGAYLMVDIAHIAGLVVAGLHPNPVPYADFVTTTTHKTLRGPRGGMIMCKEEYAKAIDKAVFPGLQGGPLMHVIAGKAVCFKEALSDEFKAYQTQVVKNAKALAEGLCKEGFDLVSGGTDNHLMLVDLRNFKITGKEAEKRLDEVNITVNKNAIPNDPESPFVTSGIRIGTPATTSRGFLEEDMKVIAKLIGMALGEDFENKKEEIKEEVKKLTDKYPLY, from the coding sequence ATGTTTACAGAAAAAATTTCAAAAGTTGACCCTGAACTTGCCTTGGCGATTTCCAAAGAAGTTGCAAGACAAAGAGGAAATATAGAACTTATCGCATCGGAAAACTTTGTATCCGAAGCAGTTTTGGAAGCAGTTGGCACACCACTTACCAATAAGTATGCAGAAGGTTATCCTGGTAAAAGATACTATGGTGGTTGTGAATGTGTTGACATAGCAGAAGACCTTGCAAGAGAAAGAGCAAAAATGCTTTTTGGTTGCGACCATGCTAATGTTCAGCCTCACTGTGGAGCAGCAGCGAATACTGCAGTTTATTTTGCTATGTTAAATCCTGGCGATACTATTTTAGGTATGAATCTTGCTCACGGAGGGCATCTGTCTCACGGTAGCCCTGTAAATATCAGTGGTAAATACTATAATGTTATTCCATACGGTATAGATGACGATACTCACAGAATAGATTATGAAGAAGTCAGAAGACTTGCCTTAGAGCATAAGCCAAAAATGATAGTTTGCGGAGCAAGTGCATATCCAAGAATTATTGACTTTGAAAAATTCTCTCAGATAGCCAAAGAAGTGGGTGCATATCTTATGGTTGATATTGCCCATATCGCAGGTCTTGTTGTTGCAGGGCTTCATCCAAACCCTGTTCCTTATGCAGATTTTGTTACCACTACCACTCATAAGACATTGCGTGGTCCAAGAGGTGGTATGATTATGTGTAAAGAAGAGTATGCCAAGGCTATTGATAAAGCAGTTTTCCCTGGTCTTCAGGGTGGTCCTTTAATGCATGTTATAGCAGGTAAGGCAGTATGCTTTAAAGAAGCGCTGTCAGATGAGTTTAAGGCTTATCAGACACAGGTTGTTAAAAATGCCAAAGCCCTTGCAGAAGGTCTTTGTAAAGAAGGGTTTGACTTAGTATCCGGAGGTACAGACAACCATCTTATGCTTGTTGATTTAAGAAACTTTAAGATTACAGGTAAAGAAGCAGAAAAAAGACTTGACGAAGTTAATATTACAGTTAATAAAAATGCAATTCCTAATGACCCTGAAAGTCCGTTTGTTACAAGTGGAATAAGAATTGGTACACCTGCGACTACTTCCCGTGGATTTTTAGAAGAAGATATGAAAGTTATAGCAAAACTTATTGGAATGGCTTTAGGCGAAGATTTTGAAAATAAGAAAGAAGAAATCAAAGAAGAGGTTAAAAAATTAACTGATAAATATCCATTATACTAA